From one Mycobacterium colombiense CECT 3035 genomic stretch:
- the pcrA gene encoding DNA helicase PcrA has translation MSVHATDAKPASEADQLLEGLNPQQRQAVVHEGSPLLIVAGAGSGKTAVLTRRIAYLIAERGVGVGQVLAITFTNKAAAEMRERVVRLVGNRARAMWVSTFHSTCVRILRNQASLIEGLNSNFSIYDADDSRRLLQMIGRDMGLDIKRYSPRLLANAISNLKNELIDPAQAVGNLTDDSDELSRTVASVYGEYQRRLRAANALDFDDLIGETVAVLRAFPQVAQHYRRRFRHVLVDEYQDTNHAQYVLVRELVGTDTEDGVPPGELCVVGDADQSIYAFRGATIRNIEDFERDYPDATTILLEQNYRSTQNILSAANSVIARNTGRRDKRLWTAEGAGELIVGYVADNEHDEARFVAEEIDALAQKGEITYNDVAVFYRTNNSSRSFEEVFIRAGIPYKVVGGVRFYERKEIRDIVAYLRVLDNPGDAVSMRRILNTPRRGIGDRAEACVAVYAENTGAGFADALVAAAEGKVPMLNSRAEKAIAGFVELLDELRGRLDDDLGDLVESVLERTGYRRELESSTDPQELARLDNLNELVSVAHEFSTDRANAAALGESLQTPEDEDVPDTGVLAEFLERVSLVSDSDEIPEDDAGMVTLMTLHTAKGLEFPVVFVTGWEDGMFPHMRSLDDPVELSEERRLAYVGITRARQRLYVSRAIVRSSWGQPMLNPESRFLQEIPQELIEWRRTAPAPSFSAPVSGAGRFGTPRAAPTRSGTSKRPLLVLAAGDRVTHDKYGLGRVEEVSGVGESAMSLIDFGSSGRVKLMHNHAPISKL, from the coding sequence ATGAGTGTGCACGCAACAGATGCCAAGCCGGCCTCGGAAGCAGATCAACTGCTCGAGGGACTCAACCCGCAACAGCGCCAGGCGGTGGTGCATGAGGGTTCGCCCCTGCTGATCGTCGCGGGTGCCGGTTCGGGGAAGACCGCGGTGTTGACCCGCCGTATCGCCTACCTGATCGCGGAGCGCGGGGTCGGGGTCGGCCAGGTGCTGGCCATCACCTTCACCAACAAGGCCGCCGCGGAGATGCGCGAACGGGTGGTGCGGCTGGTGGGCAACCGGGCCCGCGCCATGTGGGTGTCCACCTTCCACTCGACCTGCGTGCGCATCCTGCGCAACCAGGCGTCCCTGATCGAGGGCCTCAACTCCAACTTCTCCATCTACGACGCCGACGACTCGCGGCGCCTGCTGCAGATGATCGGGCGCGACATGGGGCTCGACATCAAGCGCTACTCGCCCCGGCTGCTGGCCAACGCCATTTCCAATTTGAAGAACGAGCTGATCGACCCCGCGCAGGCGGTGGGCAACCTGACCGACGATTCCGACGAGCTGTCCCGCACGGTGGCCAGCGTCTACGGCGAATACCAGCGCCGGTTGCGGGCGGCCAACGCCCTGGACTTCGACGACCTGATCGGGGAAACCGTGGCGGTGCTGCGGGCCTTCCCGCAGGTCGCCCAGCACTACCGGCGGCGGTTCCGGCACGTCCTCGTCGACGAGTACCAGGACACCAACCACGCGCAGTACGTGCTGGTGCGGGAGTTGGTGGGCACCGATACCGAGGACGGCGTCCCCCCCGGCGAACTGTGCGTCGTCGGCGATGCCGACCAGTCGATCTATGCGTTCCGCGGCGCCACGATCCGCAACATCGAGGACTTCGAGCGCGACTATCCGGACGCGACAACCATTCTGCTGGAACAGAATTACCGCTCGACGCAGAACATCCTGTCCGCGGCCAACTCGGTGATCGCCCGCAACACCGGCCGTCGCGACAAGCGGCTGTGGACCGCCGAAGGTGCCGGTGAGCTGATCGTCGGTTACGTCGCCGACAACGAGCACGACGAGGCCCGCTTCGTCGCCGAGGAGATCGACGCGCTCGCCCAGAAGGGCGAGATCACCTACAACGACGTCGCCGTCTTCTACCGCACCAACAATTCGTCGCGGTCGTTCGAAGAGGTGTTCATCCGCGCCGGAATTCCCTACAAAGTCGTTGGCGGAGTGCGCTTTTACGAGCGCAAGGAGATTCGCGACATCGTCGCCTACCTGCGGGTGCTGGACAACCCCGGGGACGCGGTCAGCATGCGGCGGATCCTCAACACCCCGCGGCGGGGCATCGGCGATCGCGCGGAGGCCTGCGTGGCGGTGTACGCCGAGAACACCGGCGCCGGCTTCGCCGACGCGCTCGTGGCCGCGGCCGAAGGCAAAGTGCCGATGCTGAATTCGCGTGCGGAGAAGGCGATCGCCGGTTTCGTCGAGCTGCTCGACGAGCTGCGCGGCCGGCTGGACGACGATCTCGGAGACCTGGTCGAGTCGGTGCTCGAACGCACCGGCTACCGCCGGGAACTCGAGTCGTCCACCGATCCCCAAGAGCTCGCGCGGTTGGACAACCTGAACGAACTCGTCAGCGTGGCACACGAATTCAGCACCGACCGGGCCAACGCCGCCGCGCTGGGTGAGTCGCTGCAAACGCCCGAGGACGAAGACGTGCCGGACACCGGTGTGCTGGCGGAGTTCTTGGAACGGGTCTCGCTGGTCTCCGACAGCGACGAGATCCCCGAGGACGACGCCGGCATGGTGACCCTGATGACGCTGCACACCGCGAAGGGTCTGGAGTTTCCGGTGGTGTTCGTGACCGGCTGGGAAGACGGAATGTTCCCGCACATGCGGTCGCTGGACGATCCGGTCGAGCTCTCCGAGGAGCGGCGGCTGGCCTACGTCGGGATCACTCGGGCGCGGCAACGGCTCTACGTGAGCAGGGCCATCGTCCGGTCGTCCTGGGGGCAGCCGATGCTCAACCCGGAATCGCGCTTCCTGCAAGAGATTCCGCAGGAGCTCATCGAATGGCGGCGCACCGCCCCGGCTCCGTCGTTCAGCGCGCCGGTGAGTGGCGCCGGCCGGTTCGGCACGCCGCGGGCGGCCCCGACCCGCTCGGGGACGAGCAAGCGGCCGCTACTGGTGCTCGCGGCCGGCGACCGGGTGACCCACGACAAGTACGGCCTGGGCCGGGTCGAGGAGGTGTCCGGCGTCGGTGAATCGGCGATGTCGCTGATCGACTTCGGCAGCTCCGGGCGGGTGAAGCTGATGCACAACCACGCCCCGATCAGCAAGCTCTAG
- a CDS encoding chorismate mutase: MRPEPPHHDEDAESAEMDSDTVQTQEVTDIDELRHEIDRLDAAILAAVQRRTQVSQAIGKARMASGGTRLVHSREMKVIERYSELGPEGKDLAILLLRLGRGRLGH; encoded by the coding sequence ATGAGACCAGAACCCCCACATCACGACGAAGACGCGGAGTCAGCAGAGATGGACAGCGACACGGTGCAGACCCAAGAGGTCACCGACATCGACGAGTTGCGCCACGAGATCGACCGGCTGGACGCCGCGATTCTCGCAGCGGTGCAGCGACGCACCCAGGTGTCCCAGGCGATCGGAAAGGCGCGGATGGCGTCCGGCGGCACCCGGCTGGTCCACAGCCGCGAAATGAAGGTCATCGAGCGGTACAGCGAGCTCGGTCCCGAGGGCAAGGACCTGGCGATACTGCTGCTGCGGTTGGGCAGGGGCCGGCTCGGTCACTGA
- the pgi gene encoding glucose-6-phosphate isomerase, with translation MTSVHILPDITATPAWDALRRHHDQIGDTHLRQFFDDDPDRGRELTLSVGDLYIDYSKHRITRETLRLLVDLARTANLEERRDQMFAGVHINTSEDRAVLHTALRLPRDAELVVDGENVVQDVHEVLDAMGDFTDRLRSGEWTGASGKRISTVVNIGIGGSDLGPVMVYQALRHYADAGISARFVSNVDPADLIATLADLDPATTLFIVASKTFSTLETLTNATAARRWITDALGDAAVSQHFVAVSTNKRLVDDFGINTDNMFGFWDWVGGRYSVDSAIGLSVMAVIGREAFADFLSGFHIVDRHFKTAPLESNAPVLLGLIGLWYSNFMGAQSRAVLPYSNDLARFAAYLQQLTMESNGKSTRADGSPVTTDTGEIFWGEPGTNGQHAFYQLLHQGTRLVPADFIGFSQPIDDLPTAEGGGSMHDLLMSNFFAQTQVLAFGKTAEEIAAEGTPSDIVPHKVMPGNRPSTSILANRLTPSVLGQLIALYEHQVFTEGVIWGIDSFDQWGVELGKTQAKALLPVITADGSPAPQSDSSTDALVRRYRSERGRTS, from the coding sequence ATGACCTCCGTGCACATCCTCCCCGACATCACCGCCACCCCGGCGTGGGACGCCCTGCGCAGGCATCATGACCAAATCGGCGACACCCATCTGCGCCAGTTCTTCGACGACGATCCCGACCGCGGCCGCGAGCTGACACTCTCCGTCGGCGATCTCTACATCGATTACAGCAAGCACCGCATCACGCGAGAAACGCTGCGGCTCTTGGTCGATCTGGCGCGCACGGCCAACCTCGAAGAGCGCCGCGACCAGATGTTCGCCGGCGTGCACATCAACACCTCCGAGGATCGCGCTGTCCTGCACACCGCGCTGCGACTGCCCCGGGACGCCGAGCTGGTCGTCGACGGCGAGAACGTCGTCCAAGACGTGCACGAGGTCCTCGACGCCATGGGCGACTTCACCGACCGGTTGCGCAGCGGTGAATGGACCGGAGCCAGCGGGAAACGCATCAGCACGGTGGTCAACATCGGCATCGGTGGATCGGACCTCGGCCCGGTGATGGTGTATCAGGCCCTGCGTCACTACGCCGACGCGGGAATCTCGGCGCGGTTCGTCTCCAACGTCGACCCGGCGGATCTGATCGCCACCCTGGCCGACTTGGACCCGGCGACAACGCTTTTCATCGTCGCGTCGAAGACGTTCTCGACACTGGAGACCCTGACCAACGCCACGGCGGCACGCCGCTGGATCACCGATGCCCTCGGCGACGCCGCGGTGTCGCAGCACTTCGTCGCCGTCTCGACCAACAAACGTCTGGTCGACGACTTCGGCATCAACACCGACAACATGTTCGGTTTCTGGGATTGGGTCGGTGGCCGCTACTCGGTGGACTCGGCGATCGGCCTGTCCGTGATGGCCGTCATCGGCCGAGAAGCCTTCGCGGACTTCCTGTCCGGATTCCACATCGTCGACCGGCATTTCAAGACCGCACCGCTGGAATCCAACGCGCCTGTGCTGCTTGGGCTTATCGGCCTGTGGTACTCGAATTTCATGGGCGCGCAGTCGCGCGCGGTGCTGCCGTACTCCAACGACCTGGCGCGCTTCGCGGCCTACCTGCAACAGCTGACGATGGAGTCCAACGGCAAGTCGACCCGGGCGGACGGCAGCCCGGTCACCACGGACACCGGTGAAATCTTCTGGGGCGAACCGGGAACCAACGGGCAGCACGCGTTCTACCAATTGCTGCATCAGGGCACCCGGCTGGTGCCCGCCGACTTCATCGGCTTCAGCCAGCCCATCGACGACCTGCCCACCGCCGAGGGCGGCGGCAGCATGCACGACCTGTTGATGAGCAACTTCTTCGCCCAGACCCAGGTCCTGGCCTTCGGCAAGACCGCCGAAGAGATCGCCGCCGAAGGCACACCCTCCGACATCGTGCCGCACAAGGTGATGCCCGGTAACCGGCCGTCGACCTCGATCCTGGCCAACCGGCTCACCCCGTCGGTACTGGGTCAGCTGATCGCGCTGTATGAGCATCAGGTCTTCACCGAGGGCGTGATCTGGGGAATCGACTCGTTCGACCAGTGGGGTGTGGAGCTGGGCAA